Proteins from a genomic interval of Desulfovibrio aminophilus DSM 12254:
- a CDS encoding DUF47 domain-containing protein, translating to MSFSLFPKSPKFFDLFREQNRTIVQAATVLEKIVQEAGDCEERCQTVNMIEAEGDVITRKITHQLSTTFITPIDREDIHEINVSQEAILNYIQAISARIGVYGFARVRFPARRMVSNLRMMVTEIGAMLAKLGGKEEVELNVRRVKELKGECEMLLLSGLAEIYDVSAKDNCANILEIIKWNQVYDRIDKAVARSWGLAKTIEGIVLKNA from the coding sequence ATGTCCTTCAGCCTATTTCCCAAGTCCCCAAAGTTCTTCGATCTCTTCAGGGAGCAGAACCGCACCATTGTCCAGGCGGCGACGGTCCTCGAAAAAATCGTGCAGGAAGCGGGAGATTGCGAGGAACGTTGCCAGACCGTGAACATGATCGAAGCCGAAGGCGACGTCATCACCCGCAAGATCACCCATCAGCTCTCCACCACCTTCATCACCCCCATCGACCGCGAAGACATCCACGAGATCAACGTTTCCCAAGAAGCCATCCTGAACTACATCCAGGCCATATCCGCGCGCATCGGCGTCTACGGCTTCGCCCGGGTGCGCTTCCCGGCCCGGCGCATGGTCTCCAACCTGCGGATGATGGTCACCGAAATCGGGGCCATGCTGGCCAAACTCGGCGGCAAGGAAGAGGTCGAGCTGAACGTCCGACGGGTCAAGGAACTCAAGGGCGAATGCGAGATGCTCCTGTTGAGCGGCCTGGCCGAGATCTACGACGTCTCGGCCAAGGACAACTGCGCGAACATCCTGGAGATCATCAAGTGGAACCAGGTGTACGACCGCATCGACAAGGCCGTGGCCCGCAGTTGGGGCCTGGCCAAAACCATCGAAGGAATCGTGCTCAAGAATGCCTGA
- the alr gene encoding alanine racemase produces MTITYNKIRTRIHLDRITSNYRLLCKIGGAVIPVIKADAYGHGLVQVARVLAQAGAETFAVGTVEEGVKLRLSGCAGRIVSLLGPLDGEEYDALFDQNIIPFVGGFAQLEEIHRRSEQWGRPLPVSLKFDTGMARLGFVRDDLGVLLERLKALPGVKPVMASSHLATADDPEGGEFVREQGGIFDEALAALAEAGFKVEANLANSAGILAHKTLHHQSQRAGIALYGCNPFLGTDLAELGRGLKPAMEVRTPVVAVHPLKKGVSISYGRTFKAPTDMTVAIVAVGYADAYSRGLSNKGAMLVHGRRAPILGRVCMQLTAVDVTGLPEVKPGDLVHLLGGEGETITPEELAGWWGTITYEVFCLLGLNRREYV; encoded by the coding sequence ATGACCATCACCTACAACAAGATCCGCACCCGCATCCACCTGGACCGCATCACCTCCAATTACCGCCTGCTGTGCAAGATCGGGGGCGCGGTCATTCCGGTCATCAAGGCCGACGCCTACGGCCACGGGCTCGTGCAGGTGGCCCGCGTCCTGGCCCAGGCGGGGGCCGAAACCTTCGCCGTGGGCACCGTGGAGGAGGGGGTCAAGCTGCGCCTCTCGGGCTGCGCGGGGCGCATCGTCTCGCTGCTGGGGCCCCTGGACGGCGAGGAGTACGACGCCCTCTTCGACCAGAACATCATCCCCTTCGTGGGCGGCTTCGCCCAACTGGAGGAAATCCACCGCCGTTCCGAGCAGTGGGGCCGCCCGCTGCCGGTGAGCCTCAAGTTCGACACCGGCATGGCCCGGCTGGGCTTCGTCCGGGACGACCTCGGCGTTCTGCTGGAGCGGCTCAAGGCCCTGCCCGGCGTCAAGCCGGTGATGGCCAGCTCCCACTTGGCCACGGCCGACGACCCCGAGGGCGGGGAGTTCGTTCGGGAGCAGGGGGGCATCTTCGACGAGGCCCTGGCGGCCCTGGCCGAGGCCGGGTTCAAGGTCGAGGCCAACCTGGCCAACTCGGCGGGCATCCTGGCCCACAAGACTCTGCACCACCAGTCCCAGCGCGCGGGCATCGCGCTTTACGGCTGCAACCCCTTCCTGGGTACGGACCTGGCCGAGCTGGGCCGAGGGCTCAAGCCCGCCATGGAGGTGCGCACTCCGGTGGTGGCGGTGCATCCCCTGAAGAAGGGCGTGAGCATCAGCTACGGCCGGACCTTCAAGGCTCCCACCGACATGACTGTGGCCATCGTGGCCGTGGGCTACGCCGACGCCTACAGCCGGGGGCTGTCCAACAAGGGGGCCATGCTCGTGCACGGCAGGCGCGCGCCCATCCTGGGCCGGGTCTGCATGCAGCTCACGGCCGTGGACGTCACCGGCCTGCCCGAAGTCAAGCCCGGCGACCTGGTTCACCTGCTGGGCGGCGAAGGCGAGACCATCACGCCCGAGGAACTGGCGGGCTGGTGGGGCACCATCACCTATGAAGTCTTCTGCCTGCTGGGCCTGAACCGGCGGGAATACGTCTGA
- a CDS encoding hydrogenase maturation nickel metallochaperone HypA encodes MHELSLVQSMMTIILEERDRHDLGKVSRVRVRNGALAGAVTEALTFAWEALTPGSELEGVELIVEEVPLKVRCGSCKTEFAPEDRHYMPCPKCGEFLGHEVLAGKELLIESIEAD; translated from the coding sequence ATGCATGAACTTTCCCTGGTGCAGAGCATGATGACCATCATCCTCGAGGAGCGCGACCGGCACGACCTGGGCAAGGTCAGCCGGGTGCGGGTGCGCAACGGCGCCCTGGCCGGAGCCGTCACCGAGGCCCTGACCTTCGCCTGGGAGGCCCTGACCCCGGGCTCGGAGCTGGAGGGCGTGGAGCTGATCGTCGAGGAGGTGCCGCTCAAGGTGCGTTGCGGCTCCTGCAAGACCGAGTTCGCCCCCGAGGACCGACACTACATGCCCTGCCCCAAATGCGGCGAATTCCTGGGCCACGAAGTGCTGGCCGGCAAGGAACTGCTCATCGAATCCATCGAGGCCGACTAG
- a CDS encoding IscA/HesB family protein translates to MVELSDAAKKQLEDYFSDKTASPIRVYAGGGCCSGPRLALALDDPRENDDSFAAGGFTFLVDKALLAQTGNIRVDMTPYGFSVESDNPLEGGGSCASSGTCGGCGSSGSSCGG, encoded by the coding sequence ATGGTCGAACTTTCCGATGCCGCGAAAAAGCAGCTCGAGGACTACTTCTCGGACAAGACCGCGAGCCCCATCCGGGTCTACGCCGGAGGCGGCTGCTGCTCCGGACCCCGTCTGGCCCTGGCTCTGGACGATCCGCGCGAGAACGACGACAGCTTCGCCGCCGGAGGGTTCACCTTCCTGGTGGACAAGGCCCTCCTGGCCCAGACCGGGAACATCCGCGTGGACATGACTCCCTACGGCTTCTCCGTGGAGTCGGACAATCCGCTGGAAGGCGGCGGATCCTGCGCCTCCTCGGGCACCTGCGGCGGCTGCGGCAGCAGCGGCAGCTCCTGCGGCGGCTGA
- a CDS encoding HAMP domain-containing sensor histidine kinase produces the protein MLESFRARLLAWGWGVLLVLLGLLVFSLSWTERELLSETEQRAVRHLEAVRWLLADHAPIDDPARLEAWVETLGARSGIRISLIDHGRVLADSEVSFEGLGGLEDHSRRPEVLQALAGGQGMDVRYSATLRKDMLYAARRVEAAGALPAGVLRVAIPVSQVRSRLAEVRGGLLWGFASALALVLLLSWLLTRSLTRSVRSVAERAKAIGAGRYQDRLWAPPRGEFRPLAEAVNAMAASIELHVSTIETQKEQLKAMFEGLSEGVMVLDCQGRLLTFNRAMHEIIPLPLTAPGKTVLELTRRVELQDAVLRVLAASEDRREELDLELPGDRQLRVSVVPFVEPAGRRVVLVFHDVSALRRGERALRDFVTNVSHQLRTPLTSIRGYAETLRDAPPPDDKGRTAFLSTIIRNSRHMEGVLTAMLALARSEESGRRVEPVAVDAGLVAEEALADLAPTAAEKRVRLVSELPDTPLPVLAEAQGLLEIFHNLGGNALRHSPEGGTVILSVQAGPEWVEFSVRDQGPGVPADYREKVFERFFRVDPNAVDKNGSAGLGLAICRQIARNFGGDVWLAETAPGAEGADFRFRLKTAPGDVEA, from the coding sequence ATGTTGGAATCCTTTCGGGCCCGTCTTCTGGCCTGGGGCTGGGGCGTGCTCCTCGTACTCCTGGGTCTGCTCGTTTTTTCTCTGTCCTGGACCGAGCGCGAACTGCTTTCCGAAACTGAGCAGCGCGCCGTCCGCCATCTGGAAGCCGTGCGCTGGCTTCTGGCCGACCACGCGCCCATCGACGACCCCGCCCGGCTCGAGGCCTGGGTGGAGACGTTGGGCGCCCGCTCCGGCATCCGCATCAGCCTCATCGACCACGGCCGCGTCCTGGCCGATTCGGAGGTGAGCTTCGAGGGCCTCGGCGGGCTGGAGGACCACTCCCGGCGGCCGGAGGTGCTCCAGGCGCTGGCCGGGGGCCAGGGCATGGACGTGCGCTACAGCGCCACCCTGCGCAAGGACATGCTCTACGCCGCGCGGCGCGTGGAGGCCGCGGGAGCCCTGCCCGCCGGGGTGCTGCGTGTGGCCATTCCCGTGTCCCAGGTGCGGTCGCGGCTGGCGGAGGTGCGCGGCGGCCTGCTTTGGGGCTTCGCCTCGGCCCTGGCCCTGGTGCTTCTGCTCTCCTGGCTGCTGACCCGCAGTCTGACGAGGAGTGTGCGCTCCGTGGCCGAACGCGCCAAGGCCATCGGCGCGGGCCGCTATCAGGACCGGCTCTGGGCCCCGCCGCGCGGCGAGTTCCGGCCCCTGGCCGAGGCCGTCAACGCCATGGCCGCCAGCATCGAACTGCACGTCTCGACCATCGAAACCCAGAAGGAACAGCTCAAGGCCATGTTCGAGGGCCTGTCCGAAGGGGTCATGGTCCTGGACTGCCAGGGGCGTCTGCTGACCTTCAACCGGGCCATGCACGAGATCATACCCCTGCCGCTCACGGCCCCGGGCAAGACCGTGCTCGAACTGACCCGGCGCGTGGAGCTTCAGGACGCCGTGCTGCGGGTTTTGGCGGCGTCCGAGGACCGGCGCGAGGAACTGGATCTGGAGCTGCCCGGGGACCGGCAGCTGCGGGTCAGCGTGGTGCCTTTCGTGGAGCCCGCCGGACGCCGGGTGGTGCTCGTGTTCCACGACGTGAGCGCCTTGCGCCGGGGTGAGCGGGCCTTGCGCGACTTCGTGACCAACGTTTCGCACCAGTTGCGCACCCCGCTGACGAGCATCCGGGGCTACGCCGAGACCCTGCGCGACGCCCCGCCGCCGGACGACAAGGGCCGCACCGCCTTTCTCTCGACCATCATCCGCAATTCCCGCCACATGGAGGGCGTGCTCACGGCCATGCTGGCCCTGGCGCGGTCCGAGGAGTCCGGGCGGCGGGTGGAGCCGGTGGCGGTGGACGCCGGGCTGGTGGCCGAGGAGGCCCTGGCCGACCTGGCCCCGACGGCGGCGGAGAAGCGCGTGCGGCTCGTCTCCGAGCTGCCCGACACGCCGCTGCCGGTGCTGGCCGAGGCCCAGGGCCTGCTGGAAATCTTCCACAATCTGGGGGGCAACGCCCTGCGCCACAGTCCCGAAGGCGGGACCGTGATCCTTTCGGTCCAGGCCGGGCCGGAATGGGTGGAGTTCTCTGTGCGCGACCAGGGGCCCGGCGTGCCCGCCGACTACCGGGAGAAGGTCTTCGAACGCTTCTTCCGGGTGGACCCCAACGCCGTGGACAAGAACGGCAGCGCCGGCCTGGGCCTGGCCATCTGCCGCCAGATCGCGCGCAACTTCGGCGGCGATGTCTGGCTGGCCGAAACCGCCCCCGGAGCCGAGGGAGCGGATTTCCGCTTCCGGCTCAAGACCGCGCCGGGAGATGTGGAGGCATGA
- a CDS encoding Mrp/NBP35 family ATP-binding protein, whose protein sequence is MSDSCKSCPSSGSGCSPDSCGQKPEDVKLKKVLSRIKHKFVVMSGKGGVGKSTVASNIAVALSLAGKKVGLLDVDVHGPSVPRLLAMGGQKPHFGEEVIEPLPWSKTLSVMSLGFMLPDKEQAVIWRGPVKMGLIRQFIQDVAWGDLDYLVVDCPPGTGDEPLSTLQLLGQDARAVVVTTPQGVAVDDVRRSVSFVRQVGNEVFGIVENMSGFVCPGCGQTHDIFTKGGGEALAREMGVRFLGRIPLDAEVVRSGDEGYPFLKVHGDTPTGKAMRTIIEPMLALG, encoded by the coding sequence ATGAGCGATTCCTGCAAAAGCTGTCCTTCGTCCGGCTCGGGCTGTTCGCCCGACTCCTGCGGCCAGAAGCCCGAGGACGTGAAGCTCAAGAAAGTCCTCTCGCGCATCAAGCACAAGTTCGTGGTCATGTCCGGCAAGGGCGGCGTGGGCAAGAGCACCGTGGCCTCCAACATCGCCGTGGCCCTCTCCCTGGCCGGGAAAAAGGTCGGCCTGCTGGACGTGGACGTGCACGGCCCCAGCGTCCCGCGCCTGCTGGCCATGGGCGGCCAGAAGCCGCACTTCGGCGAGGAGGTCATCGAGCCCCTGCCCTGGAGCAAGACCCTTTCGGTCATGTCCCTGGGCTTCATGCTCCCGGACAAGGAGCAGGCCGTGATCTGGCGCGGCCCGGTGAAGATGGGCCTCATCCGCCAGTTCATCCAGGACGTGGCCTGGGGCGACCTGGACTACCTCGTGGTGGACTGCCCCCCAGGCACCGGTGACGAACCCCTGTCCACGCTCCAACTCCTGGGGCAGGACGCCAGGGCCGTGGTCGTGACCACGCCCCAGGGCGTGGCCGTGGACGACGTGCGCCGCTCGGTGTCCTTCGTGCGCCAGGTGGGCAACGAGGTCTTCGGCATCGTGGAGAACATGAGCGGCTTCGTCTGCCCCGGCTGCGGCCAGACCCACGACATCTTCACCAAGGGCGGCGGCGAAGCCCTGGCCCGGGAGATGGGCGTGCGCTTCCTGGGCCGCATCCCGCTGGACGCCGAGGTCGTGCGCTCCGGCGACGAGGGCTACCCCTTCCTGAAGGTCCACGGCGACACGCCCACGGGCAAGGCCATGCGGACCATCATCGAGCCCATGCTGGCCCTGGGCTGA
- a CDS encoding class I SAM-dependent methyltransferase, with translation MNSDFFFEAHRNLPRQGPGDEASTLRALVLAGSLPEELHVLDLGCGPGMQTLVLARALPGARITAVDLHEPFLDELRARARAADLDGRLETLAADMAELPFEDGSFDLIWAEGSIYNLGFDRGLRLWKRLLRPGGVLACTELAWLVSDPPQEAVRYWETGYPGMRQAPANMEAARAAGYDILGSFPLPLSAWRKDYYDPLRRNLEAMRVRRADDSEALEVIAAEEAEMDIFRRHGTSYGYVFYILRKP, from the coding sequence ATGAATTCCGACTTTTTTTTCGAGGCGCATCGGAACCTGCCCCGCCAGGGGCCCGGCGACGAGGCCTCAACCCTGCGGGCGCTGGTCCTGGCCGGAAGCCTGCCGGAGGAATTGCACGTGCTGGACCTGGGCTGCGGCCCGGGCATGCAGACCCTGGTTCTGGCGCGGGCCTTGCCCGGAGCCCGGATCACGGCGGTGGATCTCCACGAGCCCTTCCTTGACGAACTGCGCGCCCGCGCCCGGGCGGCGGACCTCGACGGCCGCCTGGAGACCCTGGCCGCGGACATGGCCGAGCTGCCCTTCGAGGACGGCTCCTTCGACCTGATCTGGGCCGAGGGCTCCATCTACAACCTGGGCTTCGACCGGGGACTGCGGCTTTGGAAGCGGCTGCTCCGGCCCGGCGGCGTCCTGGCCTGCACCGAGCTGGCCTGGCTCGTCTCCGATCCGCCTCAGGAGGCCGTCCGCTACTGGGAGACCGGCTACCCCGGGATGCGGCAGGCCCCGGCCAACATGGAGGCGGCCCGCGCCGCCGGGTACGACATCCTGGGCTCCTTTCCACTGCCGCTGTCGGCCTGGCGCAAGGACTACTACGATCCCCTGCGGCGCAACCTGGAGGCCATGCGCGTCCGCCGCGCGGACGACTCCGAGGCCCTGGAAGTCATCGCCGCCGAGGAGGCGGAGATGGACATCTTCCGCCGCCACGGCACGAGCTACGGCTACGTCTTCTACATCCTCCGCAAGCCCTGA
- a CDS encoding inorganic phosphate transporter — MPDPFVLLVGVVIVALVFDFTNGAHDTANAIATIVSTKVLSPRSAVLMAAVLNLAGAFIGTKVAHTIGSGIVHPDMIRGCQALTLAALGGAILWNLLTWYLGLPSSSSHALIGGLMGAAVAYRGFGTLHYLSIAEKILLPLVLSPLAGFLAGYALMLGLSWAFHDASPRGVNHAFRKLQILSSAFMATSHGMNDAQKTMGIITLALFVGHEIPDLSVPFWVKLACACAMAMGTAMGGWKIVKTMGHKIFKLEAVHGFAAETSAAVVITGASLFGAPISTTHTISTAVLGVGSSKRLSAVRWGIAGNMVVAWVLTLPCSALMAWIIFELLGLLGLTGVLAAPGV, encoded by the coding sequence ATGCCTGATCCGTTCGTTCTCCTCGTCGGCGTCGTGATCGTGGCCCTGGTCTTCGACTTCACCAACGGCGCGCACGACACGGCCAACGCCATCGCCACCATCGTCTCCACCAAGGTTCTCTCGCCGAGGAGCGCTGTGCTCATGGCCGCCGTGCTCAACCTGGCCGGGGCCTTCATCGGCACGAAGGTGGCCCACACCATCGGCTCGGGCATCGTCCACCCGGACATGATCAGGGGCTGCCAGGCCCTGACCCTGGCGGCGCTGGGCGGCGCCATCCTCTGGAACCTGCTCACCTGGTACCTGGGCCTGCCCTCCTCGTCCTCGCACGCCCTCATCGGCGGGCTCATGGGCGCGGCCGTGGCCTACCGGGGCTTCGGCACCCTGCACTATCTGTCCATCGCGGAAAAAATTCTCCTGCCCCTGGTGCTTTCGCCCCTGGCGGGATTCCTGGCCGGATACGCGCTCATGCTCGGGCTCTCCTGGGCCTTCCACGACGCCTCGCCACGAGGGGTGAACCACGCCTTCCGCAAGCTCCAGATCCTTTCCTCGGCCTTCATGGCCACCAGCCACGGCATGAACGACGCCCAGAAGACCATGGGCATCATCACCCTGGCCCTGTTCGTGGGGCACGAGATTCCCGACCTCAGCGTTCCCTTCTGGGTCAAGCTGGCCTGCGCCTGCGCCATGGCCATGGGCACGGCCATGGGCGGCTGGAAGATCGTCAAGACCATGGGCCACAAGATCTTCAAGCTGGAGGCCGTGCACGGTTTCGCGGCCGAGACCTCGGCGGCGGTGGTCATCACCGGGGCATCGCTCTTCGGCGCGCCCATCAGCACCACCCACACGATCTCCACCGCCGTGCTCGGCGTGGGCTCCTCCAAGCGCCTCTCGGCCGTGCGCTGGGGCATCGCCGGAAACATGGTCGTGGCCTGGGTTCTGACCCTGCCGTGCTCGGCCCTCATGGCCTGGATCATCTTCGAGCTGCTCGGCCTGCTCGGTCTCACCGGCGTCTTGGCCGCCCCCGGCGTTTGA
- the pyrR gene encoding bifunctional pyr operon transcriptional regulator/uracil phosphoribosyltransferase PyrR, with translation MEQCRTVLGSREMARTLDRLASEVIERRGESEKLALIGIQRRGADLAERLKKRLDERLGRRIPLGKLDINLYRDDWSSLEIQPRINCTEIPFDLEGASVVLVDDVLFSGRTIRAALEAILDYGRPKRVELLVLIDRGHRELPIQADYVGKKVSTQDHEHVNVLVAERDAEDKVCIVR, from the coding sequence ATGGAACAGTGCCGCACCGTGCTGGGCAGCCGGGAGATGGCCCGGACCCTGGACCGGCTGGCCTCGGAAGTCATCGAACGCCGGGGCGAGTCCGAAAAGCTCGCGCTCATCGGCATCCAGCGCCGGGGCGCCGATCTGGCCGAACGGCTGAAGAAGCGCCTGGACGAACGCCTGGGGCGGCGCATTCCCCTGGGCAAGCTGGACATCAACCTCTATCGGGACGACTGGTCCAGCCTGGAGATCCAGCCGCGCATCAACTGCACCGAAATCCCCTTCGATTTGGAGGGGGCCAGCGTGGTCCTGGTGGATGACGTGCTCTTCTCCGGCCGGACCATCCGCGCCGCCCTGGAGGCCATTCTGGACTACGGGCGTCCCAAGCGGGTGGAGCTGCTCGTGCTCATCGACCGGGGTCACCGCGAGCTGCCCATCCAGGCCGACTACGTGGGCAAGAAGGTGAGCACCCAGGACCATGAGCACGTGAATGTGCTCGTGGCCGAGCGCGACGCCGAAGACAAGGTCTGCATCGTCCGCTGA
- a CDS encoding TetR/AcrR family transcriptional regulator, with protein MTTKELILNTAKEMIAEVGFHRTTTASLAKQANISEGTIYRHFESKEDILLQILRDLEEAYSRFIVQCRETTDGAYGTIEKVLENHLSFVRANEADIKIVLSTYGILDAAKKSMASLVYRMESFFEDCLRKAKAKDAIQEGVPERQTALILVTLLFGLMRLKLYWPEVEDLSNPAVDFCRRSLVK; from the coding sequence ATGACGACCAAGGAACTCATCCTCAACACCGCCAAGGAAATGATCGCCGAGGTGGGCTTCCACAGGACCACGACAGCCAGCCTGGCCAAGCAGGCGAACATATCCGAAGGCACCATCTACCGCCACTTCGAGAGCAAGGAGGACATCCTGCTCCAGATCCTGCGCGACCTGGAGGAGGCCTATTCCCGCTTCATCGTCCAGTGCCGGGAGACGACCGACGGCGCCTACGGGACCATAGAAAAGGTTCTGGAGAACCATCTTTCCTTCGTGCGCGCGAACGAGGCCGACATCAAGATCGTGCTCTCCACCTACGGCATCCTGGACGCGGCCAAGAAATCCATGGCCTCCCTGGTCTACCGCATGGAATCCTTCTTCGAGGACTGCCTGCGCAAGGCCAAGGCCAAGGACGCCATCCAGGAGGGCGTGCCCGAGCGGCAGACCGCGCTCATCCTCGTCACGCTGCTCTTCGGGCTCATGCGCCTCAAGCTCTATTGGCCCGAGGTCGAGGATCTCTCCAACCCGGCCGTGGACTTCTGCCGCCGCAGCCTCGTCAAGTAG
- a CDS encoding IscA/HesB family protein — protein MIELTPSAKKQLEGYFADKDVTPVRVYLSTGGUAGPRLSLALDEPHQDDETFNEGGFTFLVEKDLLTQTGTIQIDMTYYGFSVTSEKPVGGGGGGCSSGSCSTGGSCGTGGSCSC, from the coding sequence ATGATCGAACTCACCCCGTCCGCGAAAAAGCAGCTGGAAGGCTACTTCGCGGACAAGGATGTCACCCCCGTCCGGGTCTACCTGTCCACGGGCGGCTGAGCGGGGCCTCGGCTCTCGCTGGCTCTGGACGAGCCGCATCAGGACGACGAGACATTCAACGAAGGCGGATTCACGTTTCTGGTCGAAAAGGATCTCCTGACCCAGACCGGGACCATCCAAATCGACATGACCTACTACGGGTTCTCGGTCACCTCCGAGAAACCCGTCGGCGGAGGAGGCGGCGGTTGCTCCTCCGGCTCTTGCAGCACGGGCGGATCCTGCGGAACAGGCGGATCCTGCTCCTGCTGA
- the hypB gene encoding hydrogenase nickel incorporation protein HypB yields the protein MEIPVVRNVLEANDRLAESLAAIFRAKGILCLNLMSSPGAGKTSLLERTLSDLKDEFRMAVIEGDLQTDNDARRVAATGAQAVQVNTEGGCHLDSGMVLDALKSIDTEGLDILFIENVGNLVCPAEFNLGEDHKISILSVTEGDDKPEKYPLMFHISSVMLLNKTDLLPYVDFDLERASAHARKLNAEIHVLPVSCRNGEGLDQWYGWLRRARAAKRG from the coding sequence ATGGAAATTCCCGTCGTGCGCAACGTCCTGGAGGCCAACGACCGCCTCGCCGAATCCCTGGCCGCGATCTTCCGGGCCAAGGGCATCCTCTGCCTGAACCTCATGAGCTCGCCGGGCGCGGGCAAGACCTCGCTCCTGGAGCGGACGCTCTCCGACCTCAAGGACGAATTCCGCATGGCCGTCATCGAGGGCGACCTCCAGACCGACAACGACGCCCGCCGCGTGGCCGCCACCGGGGCCCAGGCCGTGCAGGTCAACACCGAGGGCGGCTGCCACCTGGACTCGGGCATGGTCCTGGACGCCCTGAAGAGCATCGACACCGAGGGCCTGGACATCCTCTTCATCGAAAACGTGGGCAACCTGGTCTGCCCGGCCGAGTTCAACCTGGGCGAGGACCACAAGATTTCGATTCTCTCGGTCACCGAGGGCGACGACAAGCCCGAAAAATACCCGCTCATGTTCCACATCTCCTCGGTCATGCTCCTGAACAAGACCGATCTGCTGCCTTATGTGGACTTCGACCTGGAGCGGGCCTCGGCCCACGCCCGCAAGCTGAACGCCGAGATCCACGTCCTGCCCGTGTCCTGCAGGAACGGCGAGGGCCTGGACCAATGGTACGGCTGGCTGCGCCGGGCCCGGGCCGCCAAACGCGGCTGA